Proteins encoded together in one Ferroglobus placidus DSM 10642 window:
- a CDS encoding energy-coupling factor ABC transporter permease — MHIAEGFLPLEWALAWYAIAMPIIVYGAYKVKKLLEEKPEMKSLIAVAGGFIFVLSALKIPSVTGSCSHPTGTGIAVVLFGPAITAFLSTIVLLYQALLLAHGGITTLGANVTSMGIVGPFFGWLAYKAVKGKVDLKIATFIAAAVADWATYVVTSFQLALAFPAGAGVEGVLSSATKFMAIFAVTQVPLAIIEGTVAALLIGYLASVKLLVKEEVTA, encoded by the coding sequence GCTATTGCGATGCCGATAATTGTTTACGGAGCGTACAAGGTGAAGAAGCTGCTTGAGGAAAAGCCAGAGATGAAGTCTTTAATAGCTGTGGCTGGAGGTTTCATCTTCGTTCTCTCAGCTTTAAAAATTCCCTCCGTAACTGGAAGCTGCTCCCATCCCACGGGAACGGGAATAGCAGTCGTTCTCTTCGGTCCAGCAATAACGGCATTCCTTTCGACGATCGTCCTCCTCTACCAAGCCTTACTCTTAGCCCACGGAGGAATAACAACTTTAGGAGCGAACGTAACTTCGATGGGGATAGTAGGACCTTTTTTCGGATGGCTCGCATACAAAGCCGTCAAGGGCAAAGTCGATCTAAAAATCGCAACTTTTATAGCTGCTGCTGTTGCGGACTGGGCAACCTATGTCGTCACATCCTTCCAGCTCGCTTTGGCTTTTCCAGCCGGAGCTGGAGTTGAAGGAGTTCTCTCTTCAGCGACGAAGTTCATGGCGATATTTGCCGTAACGCAAGTTCCTCTGGCGATAATAGAAGGAACTGTGGCTGCCTTGCTTATAGGCTATTTAGCCTCCGTTAAACTACTGGTTAAGGAGGAGGTGACGGCATGA
- a CDS encoding energy-coupling factor ABC transporter substrate-binding protein, translated as MRFFLLLTILLLLLAKVTAEEWAGADEQAEELIKEIHPNYEPWFSPIWEPPSGEIESFLFSLQAAIGASIIGYILGYYRGKNAQNT; from the coding sequence ATGAGGTTTTTCTTGCTTTTAACAATTCTTTTACTGCTTTTGGCTAAGGTGACTGCTGAAGAGTGGGCTGGCGCTGATGAGCAGGCTGAAGAGTTGATTAAAGAAATTCACCCAAATTACGAACCTTGGTTTTCTCCGATCTGGGAGCCACCGAGCGGAGAAATCGAGTCTTTCCTTTTTAGTCTTCAGGCAGCGATAGGAGCTTCCATAATCGGATACATACTCGGTTACTACAGGGGTAAAAATGCACAGAACACTTGA
- the cbiQ gene encoding cobalt ECF transporter T component CbiQ: protein MHRTLEEIQMNSKKIFKGDLKVYFPLFTLLLVLFLNDRLVYVTAFAIFSALSIYSAGKEYLRLLRIPLYFVIPSALIIAFFIPGKSVGFPLPVNPSEEGLKLASEVLVRSFSAISIFFFLILTTMITEIFSAFKKLKLPDFVVEISLLIYRNVQVLYDELERLERAANSRLGFNGFKNFVRTSSLLAYSLFIKSLERAEKVEMAMESRCYSGKMPTYSENSSGFLLAFLITASLLLIHLTG from the coding sequence ATGCACAGAACACTTGAAGAAATTCAGATGAATTCAAAAAAGATTTTTAAAGGCGATTTGAAAGTTTACTTCCCCCTCTTCACACTTTTGCTCGTCTTATTTCTAAACGATAGGTTGGTTTACGTAACAGCCTTCGCAATATTTTCTGCTTTAAGCATTTACTCGGCTGGAAAAGAATACCTCAGACTTTTGAGAATCCCCCTTTACTTTGTAATTCCGAGCGCTCTCATAATTGCTTTCTTCATTCCGGGGAAAAGTGTTGGTTTCCCTTTGCCGGTGAATCCGAGTGAAGAGGGTTTGAAGCTGGCATCGGAAGTTCTCGTTAGATCTTTCTCGGCAATTTCCATCTTCTTCTTTCTTATTTTAACAACTATGATCACCGAGATTTTTTCAGCTTTTAAAAAGCTCAAGCTTCCAGACTTCGTCGTCGAAATTTCCCTGCTTATTTACAGGAACGTTCAGGTGCTTTACGACGAGCTTGAAAGGCTTGAGAGAGCAGCGAATTCGAGACTCGGTTTTAACGGCTTCAAAAATTTCGTCAGGACCTCTTCACTCCTCGCATACTCTCTTTTTATCAAATCCCTTGAGAGAGCTGAGAAAGTCGAGATGGCGATGGAATCGAGATGCTACTCCGGAAAAATGCCGACCTACAGCGAGAATAGCTCCGGTTTTCTCTTAGCTTTTTTGATCACGGCATCTCTGCTTCTAATCCACTTAACGGGGTGA
- a CDS encoding energy-coupling factor ABC transporter ATP-binding protein yields the protein MIEALDLWFSYGDRDVLKGVNFRAKKGEVTVLMGRNGAGKTTLLLHLNGLLKPKKGKLIVEGKKIRYTKSDLKWLRRKVAFVFQNPDDQIIAPGVYQEVAFGPVNLRMGNVEEIVKNSLKAVGLEGYENRLCSTLSGGEKKRLAIASALAMNPDYIVMDEPTAGVDAEGFNSTVEIVEKLKEEKGVIVSTHDLDFARAVGDKFVFMDGGKIVYEGDSIDYELARKCGIRTFFSGELVVVSHDGTIPDGDFDFIAAMGVKAKKRVEKEGINLDIASATLERSILRALEGHSVLLVCSAEMLHVVKREVSKFPVNVKFLASLESYEEKAIEVKDGSKNSLL from the coding sequence GTGATTGAAGCTTTAGATTTGTGGTTCTCCTACGGAGATAGAGACGTCTTAAAGGGGGTAAACTTCAGAGCTAAGAAGGGAGAAGTGACGGTTTTAATGGGTAGAAACGGGGCTGGGAAAACAACGCTCCTCCTTCATTTGAACGGACTATTAAAGCCCAAGAAAGGGAAGTTGATAGTCGAAGGGAAAAAAATTCGATACACGAAATCCGACTTGAAGTGGCTTAGAAGAAAAGTAGCTTTCGTTTTCCAGAATCCAGACGATCAGATCATAGCTCCGGGCGTTTATCAAGAGGTAGCTTTTGGTCCGGTAAATCTTAGAATGGGGAACGTTGAGGAGATCGTGAAGAATTCGCTGAAGGCAGTTGGTTTGGAAGGTTACGAGAACAGACTTTGCAGCACTTTGAGCGGAGGAGAAAAGAAAAGACTTGCGATAGCATCGGCTTTAGCGATGAATCCTGACTACATAGTTATGGACGAGCCAACAGCCGGAGTTGACGCTGAAGGTTTCAATTCAACCGTGGAGATCGTCGAAAAGCTTAAAGAGGAAAAGGGGGTTATCGTTTCAACTCACGACCTCGACTTTGCGAGAGCCGTCGGAGACAAGTTCGTTTTCATGGACGGAGGAAAGATCGTTTACGAGGGAGACAGCATAGACTACGAATTGGCGAGAAAATGCGGAATAAGGACGTTCTTTTCTGGAGAACTCGTCGTAGTTTCCCACGACGGCACAATTCCCGACGGGGATTTCGATTTTATCGCTGCGATGGGCGTTAAGGCAAAAAAGAGGGTTGAAAAGGAGGGAATTAATTTGGACATAGCTTCGGCAACCCTCGAAAGGTCGATACTCAGAGCTCTGGAAGGGCACAGCGTTCTTCTCGTATGCTCTGCTGAGATGCTGCATGTCGTTAAGAGGGAGGTTTCGAAGTTTCCCGTGAACGTGAAATTTTTAGCGTCACTCGAATCTTATGAAGAAAAAGCAATCGAAGTCAAGGACGGCTCTAAGAACTCTCTCCTCTAA
- a CDS encoding replication factor C small subunit has product METEIWVEKYRPKTLDEVVGQDEIIQRLKSYVKQKNIPHLLFAGPPGTGKTATAIALARDLFGEVWRENFIEMNASDERGIDVVRHKIKEFARTAPIGGAPFKIIFLDEADALTADAQAALRRTMEMYSKVCRFILSCNYVSRIIEPIQSRCAVFKFKPVPKEAMKKRLKEIAENEGLEIDDEALEVLIYISGGDFRKAINALQGAAALDKRITPEILYQITATARPEELRKIIDTALKGNYLQAKDMLENLMAEYGMSGEDVVSQLFREIMYSNLDEKLKVVLIDKLGEIDFRLTEGASELIQLNAYLAFLSTIQKRRGE; this is encoded by the coding sequence ATGGAGACCGAAATCTGGGTGGAGAAATATCGTCCGAAAACGCTGGATGAAGTTGTCGGGCAAGATGAGATAATTCAGAGGCTCAAAAGCTACGTAAAGCAGAAGAATATTCCTCATTTACTCTTCGCCGGTCCTCCCGGAACTGGAAAGACTGCCACCGCTATAGCTTTAGCGAGGGATTTGTTCGGCGAGGTTTGGAGAGAGAACTTCATCGAGATGAACGCAAGCGACGAGAGAGGAATTGACGTCGTCAGGCATAAAATAAAGGAGTTCGCAAGAACAGCTCCCATAGGTGGTGCTCCTTTCAAAATAATCTTCCTCGACGAGGCTGACGCTTTAACAGCTGACGCTCAAGCAGCTTTGAGAAGGACGATGGAGATGTACTCGAAAGTCTGCCGATTCATACTCAGCTGCAACTACGTTTCGAGGATAATAGAGCCGATTCAGAGCAGATGTGCGGTTTTCAAATTCAAGCCAGTGCCGAAAGAGGCGATGAAAAAGAGGCTGAAGGAGATTGCCGAGAACGAGGGGTTGGAAATAGACGACGAGGCTCTTGAAGTTTTAATCTACATCTCCGGTGGCGATTTCAGAAAGGCTATAAACGCTTTGCAGGGAGCTGCTGCATTAGATAAGAGGATAACTCCGGAAATTTTGTATCAGATAACAGCCACGGCACGTCCAGAAGAGCTCAGAAAGATTATAGACACCGCACTAAAGGGAAATTACCTGCAAGCAAAGGACATGCTCGAAAACCTCATGGCAGAGTACGGAATGAGCGGAGAAGATGTTGTTTCGCAGCTGTTTAGGGAGATTATGTACTCCAATTTAGACGAAAAGTTAAAAGTCGTGCTCATAGACAAGCTCGGAGAGATAGACTTCAGACTCACCGAGGGAGCAAGCGAATTAATACAGCTCAACGCCTATCTCGCTTTCCTGTCGACTATACAAAAGAGGAGAGGAGAATAA
- a CDS encoding 50S ribosomal protein L11: MAVQTVEVLVPGGKATPGPPLGPAIGPLGLNVKQVVDKINEATKEFDGLPVPVKIIVHEDRSFEIEVGVPPVSALIKKELGIEKGSSATNKEFVGDLKLDQVIKIAKIKKKQMLAYSLKAAVKEVLGTAVSMGVTVEGKHPKEVQKMIDSGEIEIPEEE, translated from the coding sequence ATGGCTGTTCAGACTGTCGAAGTTTTGGTTCCGGGTGGAAAAGCCACTCCAGGTCCGCCTTTAGGTCCGGCAATCGGTCCCCTCGGACTTAACGTGAAGCAAGTGGTGGACAAGATAAACGAAGCAACGAAGGAATTCGACGGTTTGCCAGTGCCGGTAAAGATAATAGTTCACGAGGACAGAAGCTTCGAGATAGAAGTAGGCGTTCCACCGGTAAGCGCCCTGATAAAGAAAGAGCTTGGCATAGAGAAGGGTTCTTCGGCAACAAACAAAGAGTTCGTCGGAGACTTAAAGCTCGATCAAGTGATAAAGATAGCGAAGATAAAGAAGAAGCAAATGCTTGCCTACTCGCTCAAAGCTGCTGTTAAAGAAGTTCTCGGCACGGCAGTTTCCATGGGAGTGACGGTTGAAGGAAAGCATCCGAAGGAAGTTCAAAAAATGATCGATAGCGGGGAAATTGAAATCCCCGAAGAGGAGTGA
- a CDS encoding transcription elongation factor Spt5, with amino-acid sequence MSRFFVVKTTANQERLVANMMSMVAKKNKANVYSILAPKELKGYVIVEAESTEDLVKSIRGVPHVKGLVRGEVSFNEIEHFLTPRKAAEQIKEGYTVEIISGPFKGELAVVKRVDEARNEITVELIEAVVSIPITVKADHVRVVDKKEEVE; translated from the coding sequence ATGAGCAGATTTTTTGTTGTGAAAACCACGGCAAATCAGGAGAGGCTCGTGGCTAACATGATGTCGATGGTAGCCAAGAAGAACAAAGCCAACGTTTACTCCATTCTCGCTCCAAAAGAGCTTAAAGGCTACGTTATCGTCGAAGCGGAAAGCACGGAAGATCTCGTAAAGTCGATTAGAGGAGTTCCCCACGTGAAGGGGCTTGTGAGAGGAGAGGTTTCTTTCAACGAGATCGAGCATTTCCTAACTCCGAGAAAGGCTGCGGAGCAGATAAAAGAGGGTTACACGGTCGAGATTATTTCCGGTCCTTTCAAAGGAGAGCTGGCTGTTGTTAAGCGAGTCGATGAGGCGAGGAATGAAATAACGGTAGAACTTATCGAAGCCGTCGTTTCAATTCCGATAACAGTTAAGGCTGATCACGTAAGAGTTGTGGACAAGAAAGAGGAGGTGGAGTGA
- a CDS encoding protein translocase SEC61 complex subunit gamma yields MLSNTIKEYVNILKMTRKPDKEEFWTTTKVAVAVMFIVGFIGFVIYLLMDVLPGALK; encoded by the coding sequence ATGCTGAGCAACACAATCAAAGAGTACGTAAACATCCTCAAGATGACGAGGAAGCCGGATAAGGAGGAGTTCTGGACGACAACGAAGGTAGCTGTAGCTGTAATGTTCATCGTAGGCTTCATAGGTTTCGTGATCTACCTTCTAATGGATGTCCTTCCGGGGGCGTTGAAATGA
- the ftsZ gene encoding cell division protein FtsZ — protein MESIIKSALERSAREKEVAENVEEEIVQLLHELKTVIKVIGVGGSGCNTITRLYEEGIDGAELIAINTDVQHLYYTKAHRRLLIGKKKTRGLGAGSLPQIGEEAARENEEEIRKIVEGADMVFITCGLGGGTGTGAAPVVAEAAQEAGALTISVVTLPFTAEGAVRMSNAEAGLERLREHSDTVIVIPNDRLLDVVPNYPINLAFKVADEILMRAVKGITELITKPALVNLDFADVRTVMEKGGVAMIGLGEASGEDKALESVRKALKSPLLDVDITGAKAALVNVTGGPDMTIEEAEKIVEEIYTKVDPDARIIWGAMVDPELEGTIRTLIIVTGVKSPQILGRKGAPPVKRFGIDFVK, from the coding sequence ATGGAATCAATTATTAAGAGCGCTCTCGAAAGGTCTGCAAGAGAAAAAGAGGTTGCGGAAAACGTCGAAGAGGAAATCGTTCAGCTACTGCACGAATTAAAGACAGTAATAAAGGTTATCGGCGTTGGTGGAAGCGGTTGCAACACGATAACGAGACTCTACGAAGAGGGAATTGACGGGGCTGAGCTGATAGCAATAAACACCGATGTTCAGCATCTGTATTACACGAAAGCTCACAGGAGGTTGTTAATAGGTAAAAAGAAGACTCGCGGACTCGGAGCCGGAAGCTTGCCTCAAATAGGAGAAGAGGCAGCGAGAGAGAACGAGGAGGAAATAAGGAAGATAGTAGAAGGGGCTGACATGGTTTTCATCACCTGCGGGCTTGGCGGAGGGACTGGAACTGGTGCCGCTCCGGTTGTTGCTGAAGCAGCTCAAGAGGCGGGAGCTTTAACAATATCCGTCGTTACTCTGCCCTTCACAGCAGAAGGAGCCGTGAGGATGTCTAACGCTGAGGCGGGGTTAGAGAGGCTGAGAGAGCACAGCGACACAGTAATTGTTATCCCGAACGATAGATTGCTTGATGTTGTTCCCAATTATCCAATAAATTTGGCTTTCAAAGTTGCCGACGAAATTTTGATGAGGGCTGTGAAGGGAATAACCGAGCTGATTACGAAGCCTGCTCTCGTCAATTTGGACTTCGCCGATGTTAGAACGGTAATGGAGAAGGGCGGAGTGGCGATGATCGGACTCGGAGAGGCGAGCGGAGAGGACAAGGCTTTGGAGAGCGTTAGAAAGGCGTTGAAGAGCCCGCTTCTCGACGTGGACATAACTGGAGCGAAGGCTGCTCTGGTTAACGTCACCGGAGGACCAGATATGACTATAGAGGAGGCGGAGAAAATAGTTGAGGAGATCTATACCAAAGTCGACCCCGACGCAAGGATTATCTGGGGTGCCATGGTAGATCCGGAGCTCGAAGGAACGATAAGGACTCTGATAATAGTAACCGGAGTTAAATCACCTCAGATTCTCGGAAGAAAGGGTGCTCCGCCAGTAAAGAGGTTTGGAATCGATTTCGTGAAGTAA
- a CDS encoding dihydroorotase, translating to MIIEGKILLSNRIVEAGILIENGIIKEIKKSLSGKKLKGLIMPAGIDAHVHLRDFEESHKESIDTGTLAALNGGICLVVDQPNTKPPVESYEIYLKRVREAEKKCWVDYSLNLALTRKNAEKVEEIFERVKKEGYNPRIGEVFLQHESLEVGYEEIAKVKNLPLNIHAEDPEFVLGNEIPNFLYRKRKAEIVAVEKCLKIGKFYFCHISTKEAFEMIKERGGVAEVTPHHLLFSEKDYEKLGNFVNVNPPLRGEEDRKFLLENFSKIDVLASDHAPHLTEEKEEGASGYPGVETMYPVMMGLVFKGVINAFDLAEKIAKNPAKTYGFERYGEIKEGHYANLAAFDISELQKVKLKNLHSKCGWTPYENFPAIFPHSVIVRGEFVKHRGEILDERVGRVYRI from the coding sequence ATGATCATCGAGGGGAAAATTTTGCTTTCGAACAGAATCGTTGAGGCTGGAATTTTAATTGAAAACGGGATTATAAAAGAAATAAAAAAGAGTCTTTCGGGGAAGAAGCTTAAAGGTTTAATCATGCCTGCCGGAATAGATGCTCACGTTCACCTGCGAGATTTTGAAGAGAGCCACAAGGAGAGCATAGATACCGGAACTCTCGCAGCGTTAAACGGAGGAATTTGCTTAGTGGTCGATCAGCCGAACACGAAACCTCCGGTAGAGAGCTACGAGATTTACCTGAAAAGAGTTAGAGAGGCTGAGAAAAAGTGCTGGGTAGATTATTCGCTAAATCTCGCCCTAACGAGGAAAAACGCTGAGAAAGTAGAAGAAATTTTTGAGAGGGTAAAAAAAGAAGGTTACAATCCGAGGATCGGCGAGGTCTTCCTCCAGCACGAAAGCTTAGAAGTTGGCTACGAAGAGATAGCGAAGGTTAAAAATTTGCCTCTGAACATCCATGCGGAAGATCCGGAGTTCGTTCTCGGAAACGAAATTCCAAATTTTCTTTACAGAAAAAGAAAAGCTGAAATCGTGGCTGTTGAGAAATGCTTGAAAATCGGAAAATTCTACTTCTGCCACATCTCAACGAAAGAAGCTTTTGAAATGATAAAGGAGAGAGGGGGTGTTGCAGAAGTAACTCCCCATCACTTGCTTTTCAGCGAAAAAGATTACGAAAAGCTCGGAAATTTCGTGAACGTAAACCCTCCTTTGAGGGGTGAAGAGGACAGAAAATTCCTCCTCGAAAATTTCAGCAAAATAGACGTTCTCGCTTCTGATCACGCTCCGCATTTAACTGAGGAGAAGGAGGAAGGAGCAAGCGGTTATCCGGGAGTTGAGACGATGTATCCGGTAATGATGGGGTTGGTTTTTAAAGGGGTGATAAACGCGTTCGACCTTGCAGAAAAAATTGCAAAAAATCCGGCAAAGACATACGGATTCGAAAGGTACGGAGAAATAAAAGAAGGTCACTACGCAAATCTCGCAGCTTTCGACATTTCGGAGCTTCAGAAAGTGAAATTGAAGAACCTTCACAGCAAATGCGGTTGGACTCCTTACGAGAACTTTCCGGCGATATTTCCCCACTCAGTTATTGTGAGGGGAGAATTCGTCAAGCATAGGGGAGAGATTCTGGACGAAAGAGTTGGAAGAGTCTACAGAATATGA
- the cbiB gene encoding adenosylcobinamide-phosphate synthase CbiB: MIELLLALIFEAIKSEPPEKVHPSVAFGKLMGKLYSNFPKTKFFGFVSLTIVVAFALFLSTLPGYFPPPIKELLAAYLLYSSISIRSMVEHARNCLQNGRIVREEVAKIVSRNVSNLDDSKLSSAVIESVAENFVDGVLAPLIYYALFGTSGALVYRAVNVCDAMVGYKDEKFRDFGYFSAKLDDLLNFVPSRISPLLYSPKVVGCAFKKNPKLNGHSIAAMACYLKLKLTKVGSYVVNAGREPNAKDVEKSLKVFIRLSAEAVLLSAALRLASIYTF; this comes from the coding sequence ATGATCGAGCTTCTCTTAGCCCTAATTTTCGAGGCTATTAAATCCGAACCTCCGGAAAAAGTTCATCCGAGCGTTGCCTTCGGAAAGCTGATGGGGAAGCTTTATTCAAATTTTCCGAAAACGAAGTTTTTCGGCTTCGTTTCTTTGACGATCGTCGTCGCTTTCGCCCTCTTTCTCTCCACACTTCCGGGTTATTTCCCCCCTCCGATAAAAGAGCTCCTCGCTGCGTATCTCCTTTATTCTTCCATTTCCATCAGAAGCATGGTAGAGCATGCAAGAAACTGCTTGCAGAACGGAAGGATCGTTAGAGAGGAAGTTGCGAAGATCGTTAGCAGAAATGTCTCAAATCTCGACGATTCCAAGCTTTCTTCGGCGGTAATAGAAAGCGTGGCTGAAAACTTTGTCGATGGAGTTTTAGCTCCTCTCATTTATTACGCTCTATTCGGAACTTCTGGAGCCTTGGTTTACAGAGCCGTTAACGTCTGCGATGCCATGGTTGGCTACAAAGATGAGAAGTTCAGAGATTTCGGCTATTTTTCAGCTAAACTCGATGACCTCCTGAATTTCGTTCCCTCGAGAATTTCTCCTCTACTCTACTCACCAAAAGTTGTAGGCTGCGCTTTTAAGAAAAATCCCAAGCTCAACGGTCACTCAATAGCTGCCATGGCTTGCTATTTAAAGCTTAAGCTCACTAAGGTTGGAAGCTACGTCGTAAACGCTGGAAGAGAGCCGAATGCGAAAGACGTGGAAAAAAGCCTGAAAGTCTTCATAAGATTGTCAGCAGAGGCAGTACTGCTGTCAGCAGCGCTGCGATTAGCAAGTATTTATACGTTTTGA
- a CDS encoding DUF401 family protein, producing MTLETLAVSLIVTFALIKYNISVAVLAGALTLSTLNGGNPFTDLTANVLDWSVWKLIATVVLAFTLGYSMKTYGFLEKITEFMLSNFGYYSLAVIPMLIGLLPMPGGALISAIMLGDIVKKFEISGEKATFVNYWFRHVWVTIWPLYPNVIIGLGILEVDYVELAKSTYPIFVFSILSGFLLLGRGKFERKKTDSSNLFYLYPIVLLAFLTLILKLDLLISPLIVNFILVIHARKFDRVPGILRETIDWKILLLVFSVMLYKRILETYGIAESFLAEIETYVNPYVAAALLSFLVAFSTGIEMSYSSIALPLLTPFTGVGSIYYDRVLVTFLYGFLGVMLSPLHLCFVLTADYFKSSVFKTYKYLLIAALLTAVLPLLTIL from the coding sequence GTGACTCTGGAAACGCTCGCAGTCTCTTTGATCGTAACGTTCGCTCTGATAAAGTACAACATAAGCGTAGCGGTATTAGCCGGAGCTTTGACCCTCTCGACGTTGAACGGCGGAAATCCTTTTACAGATTTAACAGCCAACGTACTCGACTGGAGCGTGTGGAAGTTAATCGCAACGGTTGTTTTAGCCTTCACCCTCGGCTACAGCATGAAAACCTACGGTTTTCTCGAAAAAATTACTGAATTCATGCTTTCGAACTTCGGCTACTACAGCTTAGCCGTAATTCCAATGCTCATAGGCTTGCTTCCAATGCCCGGAGGGGCTTTGATTTCGGCGATAATGCTCGGAGACATCGTGAAGAAGTTTGAAATATCCGGAGAAAAAGCCACGTTCGTTAATTACTGGTTCAGACACGTCTGGGTTACGATATGGCCCCTTTATCCGAACGTCATAATTGGACTCGGCATTCTCGAAGTTGATTACGTTGAACTCGCCAAATCCACTTATCCAATTTTCGTATTTTCAATACTCTCGGGCTTTCTCCTCCTCGGAAGGGGGAAGTTCGAAAGAAAAAAGACTGACAGCTCGAACTTATTTTATCTCTACCCGATCGTCTTACTTGCCTTCTTAACTTTAATTTTAAAGCTCGACCTCTTAATTTCCCCCCTAATCGTCAACTTCATCCTTGTCATTCATGCGAGAAAGTTCGATAGAGTTCCGGGGATATTGAGGGAAACTATCGACTGGAAAATCCTCTTACTCGTTTTTTCGGTCATGCTTTACAAGAGAATTCTCGAAACTTACGGAATTGCCGAAAGCTTTTTGGCTGAAATAGAGACTTACGTAAATCCGTACGTTGCGGCTGCTTTACTTTCCTTTCTCGTAGCTTTCTCCACGGGAATAGAGATGAGCTACTCTTCCATAGCTCTACCCCTCCTTACTCCGTTCACCGGAGTTGGCAGCATCTATTACGACAGAGTCCTCGTCACGTTCCTCTACGGTTTCCTCGGAGTTATGCTCTCTCCTCTCCACCTCTGCTTCGTTTTAACTGCTGATTACTTCAAAAGCTCAGTCTTCAAAACGTATAAATACTTGCTAATCGCAGCGCTGCTGACAGCAGTACTGCCTCTGCTGACAATCTTATGA